The proteins below are encoded in one region of Sebastes fasciatus isolate fSebFas1 chromosome 16, fSebFas1.pri, whole genome shotgun sequence:
- the fez1 gene encoding fasciculation and elongation protein zeta-1 — MEAPLVCLDEEFEDLRPCRMDELDHPALKHSSYSTTTTTIPLASITREDFSELENFSEMMSFKSMEDLVNEFDEKLNVCFHNYNTKTEVLAPIRNQSHNQEDEERLQDEDVWDALTDNYISTWDDSEGLNGNLSEQEIHEKEEEEMNEKNDNANCLKEEPLITADQVIEEIVEMMENSPDPGETEEEDEEESSPCSSRTNPSLLEEIRQLSQASNNNCSYEGLSLMPSSALVELLERVEAAICEYSEELVSQLARREELEFEKEVKNTFITALMEVQNRQKEQRDSSKRRRRDKALSLQGGGTVPVIGGGNTASSPGHTEKTGSMPVKRFSMEGLSNILQTGIRQTFGSTGNEKQYLNTVIPYEKKGTPPSVDDLQMLTKILYAMKEDSEKVPTLLTDYILKVLCPT; from the exons ATGGAAGCCCCTCTTGTGTGCTTGGATGAGGAGTTTGAGGACCTCCGGCCCTGCCGCATGGACGAGCTGGACCACCCGGCGCTCAAACACTCCTCttactccaccaccaccaccaccatccccTTGGCCTCCATCACCCGCGAGGACTTCTCTGAGCTGGAGAACTTCTCTGAGATGATGAGCTTCAAGTCGATGGAGGACCTGGTGAACGAGTTTGACGAAAAGCTCAACGTCTGCTTCCACAATTACAACACCAAGACGGAGGTCCTGGCGCCCATACGCAACCAGTCACACaaccaggaggatgaggagaggctGCAGGATGAAGA TGTGTGGGATGCTCTAACTGACAACTACATCTCCACCTGGGACGACTCAGAGGGACTCAACGGCAATCTGTCTGAGCAGGAG ATCCacgaaaaagaggaggaggagatgaatgaGAAGAATGACAACGCCAACTGCCTGAAGGAGGAGCCTCTCATCACAGCtgatcag gTCATTGAGGAGATAGTGGAGATGATGGAGAACTCTCCGGATCCGGGAGaaactgaggaggaggatgaagaggagagcaGCCCCTGCTCCTCCAGGACCAACCCCTCCCTGCTGGAGGAGATCCGGCAGCTGTCGCAGGCCTCCAACAACAACTGCTCCTACGAAG GCCTGAGCCTGATGCCCAGCTCAGCGCTCGTTGAGCTTCTGGAAAGGGTCGAGGCCGCCATCTGCGAGTACTCCGAGGAGCTGGTCAGTCAGCTGGCTCGGCGCGAGGAGCTGGAGTTCGAGAAAGAGGTGAAGAACACGTTCATCACGGCCCTGATGGAGGTGCAGAACAGGCAGAAGGAGCAACGAGACAGCAGTAAACGCCGACGCCGGGACAAGGCCCTGAGCCTGCAGGGCGGGGGGACGGTCCCTGTGATCGGAGGAGGGAATACGGCCTCCTCCCCGGGCCACACGGAGAAGACGGGGAGCATGCCTGTCAAG CGTTTCAGCATGGAGGGACTGTCTAACATCCTGCAGACGGGCATCAGACAGACATTTGGAAGCACAGGGAATGAGAAACAg TATCTAAACACAGTTATTCCATATGAGAAGAAAGGCACCCCTCCATCTGTTGACGACCTGCAGATGCTCACAAAAA TTCTTTATGCCATGaaggaggacagtgagaaggtGCCTACACTGCTAACCGACTACATACTGAAAG TCTTGTGTCCTACCTAA
- the smfn gene encoding small fragment nuclease: MLSVSVCLRMSLVCCRSSSRSLVVSVGLCRSRFSKAAARSLSSRVVVQRNEPVNRLIINPSSSSWSRTSRTSRTSSSMSSTTMSRRLVWVDLEMTGLDIEKDKIIEMACIITDADLNILAEGPNLIINQPNELLEGMSEWCIEHHGKSGLTQAVQDSKITLEQAEYEFLSFVRQHTPPGQCPLAGNSVHADKKFLDKYMPQFMYHLHYRIVDVSTIKELCRRWFPEEYKLAPHKKAAHRALGDIQESIKELQYYRANIFKASTEEKKRRIAENGGSADS, from the exons atgctgtctgtctccgtctgtctccgGATGTCTCTGGTGTGCTGTCGGTCTTCATCCCGGTCTCTGGTTGTCTCTGTTGGTCTCTGCAGGAGCAGGTTTAGTAAAGCAGCAGCGCGTTCTCTCAGTAGTCGAGTTGTTGTTCAGAGAAACGAACCGGTTAACCGACTAATAATAAACCCCTCATCATCCTCCTGGtccagaaccagcagaaccagcagaaccagcagcagcatgtcCTCCACCACGATGTCCCGGAGACTGGTCTGGGTGGACCTGGAG aTGACAGGTCTGGACATTGAGAAGGACAAGATCATTGAAATGGCGTGCATCATCACAGACGCTGACCTGAACATTTTGGCTGAG GGCCCCAACTTGATAATTAACCAGCCAAACGAGCTGCTGGAAGGGATGTCGGAGTGGTGTATAGAGCATCATGGAAAG TCAGGACTGACCCAGGCTGTACAGGACAGTAAAATCACCCTGGAACAAGCAGAGTATGAGTTCCTGTCCTTCGTCAGACAGCACACCCCGCCTGGACAGTGTCCCCTCGCCG GTAACTCTGTGCATGCGGACAAGAAGTTCCTGGACAAGTACATGCCACAGTTCATGTACCACCTCCACTACCGAATCGTTGACGTCAGCACCATTAAGGAGCTTTGCAG ACGGTGGTTTCCAGAGGAATACAAGCTGGCGCCTCACAAGAAAGCCGCCCACAG AGCCTTGGGTGACATCCAGGAGAGCATTAAAGAGCTGCAGTACTACAGAGCCAACATCTTCAAAGCCTCAACGGAGGAGAAGAAGCGCAGGATCGCAGAAAACGGAGGCAGCGCCGATAGTTAA